The Deinococcus puniceus genome segment AGGCGTGCGGCAAGTGGCCGAGAGCCTCAGCTGGGACATCGTGCCCGCGCCCAATGCCCTGCGTGGCCCCGACTATTTGGACGCCCACCCCGAAGCCCGCGCCGACGACCTGCACTGGGCGCTGGAAAACCCGGAGATTCACGGCATGGTCAGCATCATTGGCGGCGACGACAGCATTCGGCTGCTGCCCTACCTGAAGCCGGGTCTGATTCGCGCCCACCCCAAGGCGTTTCTGGGCTACAGCGATTCCACCTTTACGCTGATGCAGTTTGCGCGGGCGGGCGTCATGGCCTATCACGGCCCCGCGCTGCTCACCGATCTGGCCGAAAACGGCGGTATTCATGCCTTTACGCTGGAGGGCTTGCGGCGGGCACTGGTGCTGGATGAACCCTTTGACCTGACGCCCGCCCCCGAATGGACGCAAGGCGGAGAGGACTGGGAAGATGAGGCCTCGCAACATATTCGCCGTCCCTTTGCACCCGGTGACGGCTGGGAATGGTTGCAGGGCCAAGCACCCGCCGAGGGGCACGTGCTGGGCGGCTGCCTAGAGGTGCTGGACATGCTGAACGGCACTCCCGGTTGGCCTGCCCCCAATCTGTGGCACGGCGCGGTGCTGGCCCTAGAAACCAGCAACGATGTGCCGCCGCCCGCGCAAGTCGGCTACTGGCTCCGCAATTTTGCCGCGCAGGGCATCCTGTCCGGGGCCACTGGCCTGATCCTTGCCCGCCCACGCGACTACACGCCCGACATGACCGCCAGCCTGTACCGCTGGGTACGCCGCGTACTGGCCGAGGCAGGCCGCGCCGATCTGCCCGTCGTCGCCAACGTAGATTTTGGGCATACCAGCCCTCAATTGACTCTGCCGATAGGCGCGAGAGTCAGGCTCGATCCGGCAGCGGGACGGGTGACGGTGACGTCGTAAAACTGGATTTGGGAGGCAGTCTAAGGGTCTAGGGTCTGAGGGTCTAAGGAAGGGCGGGAAGGCAATCGCTGACACTCACTTCCCCCCTCCCGCTGCTTTGCAGCGCCCTCCCCCGCAAGGGGAGAGGGACGAAAGAGGCCCGCAGCGTCCCCGCCCCATCCGTGTGAGGCCGTCGTCCACGCAGTGGGCGGGCCAATTCCAATGTCAAGACGATTGGCAATTCCGTTTCAAATGAACAAGAAAGCCGAGTCTGAATGCGACAAGATCAATCCTCCCGAGCGGAGCGCTTCGCTCCCCCTACCCGGTGGGGTAGGGGGCTGGGGGGTGGGGCAAATCGTGGGACAAGCCCCAAAACCCGCTCTCCATTTCTCGCTGAAGCCGAAGCCTACCCCTCCCCCACCTCATCCTCGTCATCCCCAAGCGCCGCCCCCGGAATCGTCAGCACGAACTCTGCGCCACTGGTGGGCTGCGTGCTGGCAGTCAGTGTGCCGCCATGCATCACGGCAATTTGGCGGCTCACACTCAGGCCGAGGCCGCTGCTGCCGCTGCCACTCACGAACGGCTCGAAAATCCGGTCTCCGAGTTCGGCAGGCAAGCCGGGGCCGGTGTCGCACACGCGGAACGTGATGACTTCCGGCGTTTCAGTGAGCGTGATGACCACGCGCCCATCGGGGCCAGCGGCGCGGCGGCCATTGGCAAGCAGGTTGCGAATGGCCTGTGTAAGCCGATCTGGGTCGCATAGCAGGCTGCCCGTCCAGTCTCCATCGAACACCGTGCCGGGAACGAGGCGGTCTAGGCGGCCCTGCAAGGTGCGCGAGGGAATGAAGTGCCACGCCAGTTTCAGTTCCAGTTGCCCGCGTGCCAGCTGCATCAAATCCTGCGTGGTAAAGGTCAGTTCGTCGGCCACCAGTGCGGCGCGTTGCACTTCGGGGTCAGCAGTGCGCTCGCTGGCCCGTGCAAGGCTGGCCCGCAGCACCGTCAGAGGCGCGCCCAATTCATGCACGATCTGGCCCAACAGTTGCTTTTCGCGGGCCTGCCCCGCATCAATTCTGACCAACAGGCGGTTGATGGCCGTCAGCAAGCGGTGAACCTCGTCCTCGCGGGCAGGGAGCGGCAACGTGGCTACAGAGTGGGTCGGGTCGATCTGGTCGGCCAAAGCAGCGGCGCGGCCCAGTCCATTCAGGGCGCGGCGGCCCACCCACAAGCCAATCAGGAGCATCAGCACAGGCGTGACCAACAGCGCCAACGCCAACGCCCGACTGGCACTGGCACGGGCATCGACAAGCGCGTCCGTAGGCAGGCCCACCCACAGCGTGCCGAAACCCTCCACCTTGCGCGTGACGGCGCGAACCGGGGTATTTTGAATGTTGACCTCTCGCTGACCTTCGAAGGGAAAAGGTGACTTGTCGTAATCAAGCAAACTGAGGCTGGCAACGGTCACTCGGTCATCTTTGATCAGCATGGTGTAGCCGCCCGCTGGAACGGACACCTTACCCAACCTCGGGCCCACGTAGGCTTCGGCCAAGGTATCGGCCCGCTCGTTCAGGCGGGCGTCGAATTGAGCGTCCATCTGGCGCAGCAAGAGCGTTATGACGCCCAGCCCGATCACGCTAATTAAGGCCAACGCCACCAGCGTATACACCAGCGCCAGTCGGAAGCGCAGGCTGTGCCGCCACGCCACCCGCGCCGTGTGCAGGCCCGCACCGGGGGTAATCGGCACGCCGCGCCCAGCCACCTGCACCACGCCCGACATCGTGGGGGTGCGGGTCAGGTCGGCATCGGCGGGAGCAACCGGGCGCGGCGTCATGGGCAGCTAGAAAGACTCAGGCCGCTCAGACCTGAAGCACGTAGCCGACGTTGCGAATCGTGCGAATCCGCAGGTCGCTGGCCGACTGTTCCAGCTTTTTGCGAAGCTGCGAAATCCGCACTTCCACCGAGTTGGAGTTGGGCGTTTCCCAGCCGTACAGATGCGACTCTATGTCGGCGCGGCTGAACACACGCTCCGGCGTCCGCATCATCAGTTCCAGAATCCGGGCTTCATGCTCAGTCAGATTGATGTTCTTGTCGTTCACGGTGAGCAGCAGACTAGAGGTGCTGAGGCTGGTGTTGCCCAGATTCACACCCGTTCCGGCGGCAGTACGGCGCAGCAGGGCCGTAATGCGGGCGTCGAGTTCCGGCATCGCAAAAGGCTTGGTCAGGTAGTCGTCGGCCCCGGCATTCAGGCCCGCCACCCGCTCCTGCACGCCGCTGCGGGCCGACAGCACCAGCACAGGCGTACTGGAATATTGCCGGAGCGCCTGCACCAGATCGAGGCCGTCGCCGTCAGGCAAGTTCAGATCCAGCAAAATCAGTTGGGCGCTGTGCGTGCCCAGCCAAGCCTGCGCGTCTTTCAGCGTCGCCGCGTGATGCACCTGATAATCGGCGGACAGGTATTCCTTGAGCAGCGGCCCCAAATGGGGATCGTCTTCGACAACCAGAATCTGCGCGAGCATGGGTCAGTCTCCTTGAGGAAAAGATGAGAGTTCTGGGCTGATCTTACGCTGCTGAACCCCAACTTTAAGAGAATGGAGGCCCCACCAACGGCGCAGGCCCGGACACCCCCTCAGCATGAATCCTATTTGTTGTCTGTTCCGGCGGATTTCAGGCCCGGCAGGCTCAGCGTTTGGCCGCTGGGCTGCCCGCTGACACTCAGTTTGAAGGTCGACAGAAACCGGGCCAGCGTGAGCGTGGTGTTGGCCGCCGCCGCGTTCGCCGTTTGGGTACTCATGCGTTGTTCGGGCGCTTGCAGGGTCAGTTGCCCGGCCTTCAGTGTGCCGTCGTAACGGCTTTGCAAGCCCGGAAAGCTGCCCTTGGCCTTTTCCTCGTCGGTCTGAGAAAACAGCACCACCACGGGGCCGCTGTAATTGGGAACCAACTGCACGCTGAACTTATTCCCGGTGCTTTCGCCGTAGCCCAGCTTGGTTTGCAGTTCCCGATCCCACACAATCAACTTGAGGCCCTGTGCCGGAGCGGCAAGAGCAAACAAAAGGATCAGGAGGAAGGTACGGCGTTTCATTAGGGTCAGTGTATCCAATGGGGGGCAACAGGCTGAAAAACGGGTGCTCAGGTAACGAAAAGTTCACAACCATTTGAACGATTTGCTCTTTGCTCAGGATGCCAGAAATCCTTTGACCCCTCATCTTATCTGCCCAAGCTGACGCGCCCTTGACCAGAACTTAAAGAATGTGCTGGCCTCCCGCCCTTAGCCCTTCCGCACCGCGAGAATCACGCGCTCGTGGGCGCTGACGGCGACTTCAGTACAGGTCAGCCGAGGACAGAGCCACAAGCCTTCACGCTCCGGGTCGCCGCCGTGTAGGGCTGCGGGCAACAGCGCAGGCGGGCTGAAGTTGTCCAGCACCAGCATTCCGCCGAGATTCAGGGCAGCAATCAGAGCGTCCAGATGTTCTGTTTCGCGTTTGGCCGGGGCGTAATCACTGAAGATCAGATCGAAGGGGCCGTGTGCGAGGGCGTCCTGCCAGTCGCCGTGCAGGGCCGTCACGCGGGCCTCACCCTTCAAGACCTCACGGGTGACGCTTGCCCGCTCCGCATCAGCTTCGGTAGTCAGCAGATGTGCACCCGGACTCATCCCAGACAGCAACCACGCCGCGCCCACGCCTGTGCCGCTGCCCAGTTCTGTCAACCGTGCGCCGGGGCGGGTAGCCGCCAACGTTCGCAGCAATCGCCCAGTCTCTAGGCTGCAAGAGCGGTCAAAGTTCAGGCGCTCGGCTTCGGCTAAGGCGTGGGCTACACGGGGAGGGAGCGTCCGGGCAGGCGGGGTCTGGTTCCACGCTGCCAGCACCTCCCGCACCTGTTTGTCGTCGGCCCAAGGCAGCGCACGCGGGTTGATCCATGCCCGCGCCCGCCGTTCGGGGCTGGGGTGCAGTTCGGGGTGATCGGGGTGAAGGCGGGCCGGGAAACACAGCGTCCCTTCCGTGAGCAAGACAGGTTCGCCCGTCAGTTCTACGACTGCGCCGCATTCTTCCCACGCTTCCCGCACCGCCGCCGCGCCCGCGTCCTCGCCGGGGTGAATGCCGCCGCCGGGGAGAGTCAAGCCGCCCGATTCCCGCTCGGTCATCAGGATTCGGCCTCTGTTTTGACCAAACTGGTGTTCGATCCACACGCAGGCGCGGCCAGTTCTGTTGTCGGGTTGTGGGGTGTAGGCTGTCGGAAGTGGGTCGGCTTCTGTTGGTTCCCACCCCTCAAGCAAGAGTGGTAAAACTTCGTTCAGATCAGCTCGCCGCTTACGCAGGGACGCCACTGCGCCGGAGGCATGGAGGGCTTGGGCGGCGGCCAGATCGTCGGCATAGGGCGCGAAAGACTGGAAGAAAGGGGAATAAGGATTGTGCTCATTCTCCAGAAAGCCCACCAGCGCCAACCGCAGTGCCGCCGCCTGCACCACTTCCGGTGCCCTTCCCACCGAAATGCCCTTTTTGGCGACATACGGATCATCGGTGAGCAGGCGTGTGCAGCCCGCCCAAGGGTCAGGCGCGGCGTACTGCACGGCGCGGATGCTGCTCATGGCGATGGCTCCGGCGCACTGGGGGCAGGGCTGCACGGTGGTCAGGACTGTCCAGCCGTACACCTCTGGACGCGGCGTTTCGGCCAAGTTCAGCAGCGCATTGATTTCGGCGTGGGCCAAATCGTGCCCGCCGATCTGCCCGCCTTCTGCCCCCCGTGCCTCGCCCAAGCGGTTGCGCCCGCGTGCGATCACGTTGCCGCCTGCGTCCACAATCACCGCGCCGATGGGATAGGAGCCGGAGCAGTAGGCGGCCCAAGCTTCGGCCAACGCCGCGTGCCAAGCGGCAGGGAACGAGTTGGAGAGTGTGGTCTGGTCTGGCCCACGTTCCACGAGCCGTCCGCCACGCTCCGCACTCATACGGACTCGCTCTGATTCCCGAACATCCGCAACGACACCGGATGCTCTTCCATCGCCGCCAGTCCGTACTTGTTGCCACTCGCTCCGCTCGGATGATTCTCGCGAATCATCGCAATTTGGTATCACAGCGCCCCCCGGTTCCGCTCGATCAGATCATCCAGCGCCTCCCGCAGCAGGCTGGCTTCTGTGCGGCCCAGCGCACTGCTCAGCTTTGCCAGCCGTTCCAGTTGGCTTTTGGGATAATAGTTGCTCTTCAGTACCATCTTGGATTCCACGAAAATGCAGGCGCGGCTGCGGCCTTCGCGTTTGGCCCGCAAAAGGGCTTCATCGGCGGCGCGGTACAGGTCGGCGTAGGTGCTGGCGTGCGCGGGGCGTGAAGCGATGCCCACGCTGAGGCCGAGGGTGCGCGGCCAGTGCGGGTCACGGTGAATCTGAAAATGGCGGATGACTTCATCGAAGAGAATCAGGGCCGTTTCAGCAGCCGTTTCGGGCAAAATCGCCGCGTACTCGTCGCCGCCGATGCGCCCGATGATGCTGCCACTGGGCAGAGAGCCGCTGAGCAGGCGCTCTATACCGCGCAGCACCCGGTCTCCTTCGGTGTGGCCGAGCGTGTCGTTCAGGGTCTTGAAGTGATCCAAGTCCAGCACGGCCAAGGTCAAGGGAGCTGCACCCAAACGGTCAAAAGCGTCTTCAAAGGGATTGCGGGACAAAATATCGGGGCGAGCCATCGGTGTTCCTCCAGGGTGGGGACAAAAGGGTGGGACGATCAACCGGGCATCAGGTCAATCTACATGTATGTTGTTCTTACATATATATGTTACACGCCATAGACCAAAAGGCAATACATGATTTGAGCGTGCTAGACGCACTTGAGCGCACCACACTCAGATTCTCAGCTTCCTCT includes the following:
- a CDS encoding S66 family peptidase, with product MSNLTTPTTPPVFIRPPRLVPGSRVAALSLSSGFVTEVMARYRAGVRQVAESLSWDIVPAPNALRGPDYLDAHPEARADDLHWALENPEIHGMVSIIGGDDSIRLLPYLKPGLIRAHPKAFLGYSDSTFTLMQFARAGVMAYHGPALLTDLAENGGIHAFTLEGLRRALVLDEPFDLTPAPEWTQGGEDWEDEASQHIRRPFAPGDGWEWLQGQAPAEGHVLGGCLEVLDMLNGTPGWPAPNLWHGAVLALETSNDVPPPAQVGYWLRNFAAQGILSGATGLILARPRDYTPDMTASLYRWVRRVLAEAGRADLPVVANVDFGHTSPQLTLPIGARVRLDPAAGRVTVTS
- a CDS encoding HAMP domain-containing sensor histidine kinase; protein product: MSGVVQVAGRGVPITPGAGLHTARVAWRHSLRFRLALVYTLVALALISVIGLGVITLLLRQMDAQFDARLNERADTLAEAYVGPRLGKVSVPAGGYTMLIKDDRVTVASLSLLDYDKSPFPFEGQREVNIQNTPVRAVTRKVEGFGTLWVGLPTDALVDARASASRALALALLVTPVLMLLIGLWVGRRALNGLGRAAALADQIDPTHSVATLPLPAREDEVHRLLTAINRLLVRIDAGQAREKQLLGQIVHELGAPLTVLRASLARASERTADPEVQRAALVADELTFTTQDLMQLARGQLELKLAWHFIPSRTLQGRLDRLVPGTVFDGDWTGSLLCDPDRLTQAIRNLLANGRRAAGPDGRVVITLTETPEVITFRVCDTGPGLPAELGDRIFEPFVSGSGSSGLGLSVSRQIAVMHGGTLTASTQPTSGAEFVLTIPGAALGDDEDEVGEG
- a CDS encoding response regulator transcription factor, with translation MLAQILVVEDDPHLGPLLKEYLSADYQVHHAATLKDAQAWLGTHSAQLILLDLNLPDGDGLDLVQALRQYSSTPVLVLSARSGVQERVAGLNAGADDYLTKPFAMPELDARITALLRRTAAGTGVNLGNTSLSTSSLLLTVNDKNINLTEHEARILELMMRTPERVFSRADIESHLYGWETPNSNSVEVRISQLRKKLEQSASDLRIRTIRNVGYVLQV
- a CDS encoding deaminase; this encodes MSAERGGRLVERGPDQTTLSNSFPAAWHAALAEAWAAYCSGSYPIGAVIVDAGGNVIARGRNRLGEARGAEGGQIGGHDLAHAEINALLNLAETPRPEVYGWTVLTTVQPCPQCAGAIAMSSIRAVQYAAPDPWAGCTRLLTDDPYVAKKGISVGRAPEVVQAAALRLALVGFLENEHNPYSPFFQSFAPYADDLAAAQALHASGAVASLRKRRADLNEVLPLLLEGWEPTEADPLPTAYTPQPDNRTGRACVWIEHQFGQNRGRILMTERESGGLTLPGGGIHPGEDAGAAAVREAWEECGAVVELTGEPVLLTEGTLCFPARLHPDHPELHPSPERRARAWINPRALPWADDKQVREVLAAWNQTPPARTLPPRVAHALAEAERLNFDRSCSLETGRLLRTLAATRPGARLTELGSGTGVGAAWLLSGMSPGAHLLTTEADAERASVTREVLKGEARVTALHGDWQDALAHGPFDLIFSDYAPAKRETEHLDALIAALNLGGMLVLDNFSPPALLPAALHGGDPEREGLWLCPRLTCTEVAVSAHERVILAVRKG
- a CDS encoding GGDEF domain-containing protein produces the protein MARPDILSRNPFEDAFDRLGAAPLTLAVLDLDHFKTLNDTLGHTEGDRVLRGIERLLSGSLPSGSIIGRIGGDEYAAILPETAAETALILFDEVIRHFQIHRDPHWPRTLGLSVGIASRPAHASTYADLYRAADEALLRAKREGRSRACIFVESKMVLKSNYYPKSQLERLAKLSSALGRTEASLLREALDDLIERNRGAL